Proteins encoded by one window of Salvia splendens isolate huo1 chromosome 14, SspV2, whole genome shotgun sequence:
- the LOC121764617 gene encoding probable LRR receptor-like serine/threonine-protein kinase At3g47570, with the protein MDYSSAKSDINPDRSSLIAFKSRISSDPNNILSQNWRNESNICSWMGVTCDSRYHRVTQLNISSMGLVGTIPPEIGNLSFLVSLDLSENSFHGPIPSSIFNMSSLEVLNLRNNSLSSSLPIDMCKHNLHGLKRLRISYNKLFGEIPSSLEHCSQLTYVSLATNNFSGHVPTQIGNLTLLQELYLGSNNLSG; encoded by the exons ATGGATTACAGCTCAGCCAAATCAGATATCAACCCTGATCGTTCTTCACTTATTGCCTTCAAATCTCGAATATCTTCAGATCCTAATAATATATTGTCCCAAAATTGGAGAAACGAAAGCAATATCTGTAGTTGGATGGGAGTTACTTGTGATTCTCGATATCATAGGGTGACTCAGTTGAATATATCTTCCATGGGCCTTGTCGGGACCATCCCACCTGAAATCGGGAATCTTTCTTTTCTCGTTTCTTTAGATTTGAGTGAGAACTCTTTTCATGGTCCTATTCCTTCATCTATTTTCAACATGTCAAGTTTAGAAGTTTTGAATTTGAGGAATAATAGTTTGTCAAGCAGTCTACCAATTGATATGTGCAAGCACAATCTGCATGGACTCAAGAGGCTTCGTATTTCTTACAACAAGTTGTTCGGGGAAATACCATCGAGTTTGGAGCACTGTTCACAACTTACGTATGTTTCTTTGGCCACCAACAATTTCAGTGGACATGTGCCAACACAAATTGGGAACTTGACATTGCTTCAAGAATTATACTTGGGTTCCAACAATTTAAGTG gttga
- the LOC121764031 gene encoding receptor-like protein 54 gives MAISLLLLLLLIVPLSPTFSKPNATHAHTQHCLENEKTLLLELKNELVFNSSYSTRLVHWNQKEDCCSWEGVECDDAGHVIHLRLFDEGISGGLNESSSLFRLHYLEELSLAGNLFSGLLPHNITNLKRLSSLGLSYCNFSGAIPSTLGNLTQLVDLEMAYNFFSGSISSGHFEGFSKVEYIDLRYNSLSGSIPISIFSIPSLRWIYLQDNQLSGKVDEFAIVNISQLSILDLSSNRLESPIPNSFIKLQSLSYLYLSDNLFNDTFQMDKFLSLPNLVSLSLSNNNLSLFGSHSFAVNQSSLESLDLSNNLIAGEIPNWIWEIGNGALYDVNLSSNMLVGLQKPYQIPTSLRFLDLHSNHLRGEFPNLEGLSLSNNNFSVSGLLDLSDNMIAGEIPNWIWEIGNASLYFLNLSCNMLVGLQKPYHIPNSLQFLDLHSNQLQGEFPTLSLKHTTNVDFSNNQFDQFGILETGNETAVFGNSEFSLSNNSLSGSIPTFFCTAATFSTLDLSFNHLSGSIPRCLFENSVVLNLGGNNISGWIPHKISPSCQLMILDLSNNNLVGDVLDSMGNCRALWVLDLSNNKLSGTVPTSLCKALDLRSLDLSVNNLNGNIPRCVVGSHLVALNLGRNNITGRVPNFTAVCRLQSLDLNNNNLIGDVPQSLENCESLKVVNVGGNQLDGTFPCMLPSSLRVLVLHGNRFHGGLRCDKSWSNLQIFDIANNNFSGNVDPLNFSDWRTMMRDTVTKVSYEYLASKSAITDNFTLVGYIEKVSLIIKGMERNLVKIWPDFTSIDLSCNNFQGGIPDSLGLGALDLSVNQLTGKIPKEIAGLTFLQVMNVSHNKLVGEIPTGPQIQTFPGDCFEGNIGLCGLPLNISCIASPPNAKSDEKTEIEWDYVFAAAGYVVGFGSFLWVLIFRRSFRERYFEKIEDVYEKIVSLRKKKKRRVVGRRVVRNQARRH, from the exons ATGGCCATCTCTTTGCTTTTGCTATTACTTCTCATTGTTCCACTTTCACCAACATTTTCCAAACCAAATGCCACTCATGCTCACACACAACATTGCTTAGAGAATGAGAAAACTTTGTTGCTTGAGTTGAAGAATGAACTGGTATTCAATTCATCTTATTCAACAAGGCTGGTGCACTGGAATCAAAAGGAGGATTGTTGCTCTTGGGAGGGTGTGGAGTGTGACGACGCAGGCCATGTTATCCATCTGCGACTCTTCGACGAGGGCATCTCAGGTGGACTAAACGAGTCGTCGAGTCTTTTCAGACTCCACTACTTGGAAGAGCTGAGCTTAGCAGGCAACTTGTTCTCAGGTTTGTTACCACACAACATTACCAATCTTAAAAGATTGTCTTCTTTGGGCCTGTCTTATTGCAATTTCAGTGGCGCGATTCCTTCCACGCTCGGCAATCTGACACAACTTGTTGATCTGGAGATGGCATACAATTTCTTCAGCGGCTCAATTTCTTCCGGCCACTTTGAAGGTTTTTCAAAAGTTGAGTATATTGATTTAAGGTACAATTCACTAAGTGGTAGCATTCCCATATCTATCTTTAGTATACCTTCACTACGTTGGATTTACCTCCAAGACAACCAACTTAGTGGGAAAGTGGATGAATTTGCTATTGTAAATATATCTCAGCTTTCTATCTTAGATTTGAGCAGTAATAGACTTGAGAGCCCTATTCCTAACTCTTTCATCAAGCTTCAAAGTCTCTCTTATCTATATCTTTCTGACAACTTGTTCAATGATACTTTTCAAATGGACAAGTTTCTAAGCCTTCCCAACCTTGTAAGTCTGAGTCTTTCCAACAACAACTTGTCACTTTTCGGTTCACACAGTTTCGCTGTAAACCAATCCTCCTTGGAGTCATTGGACCTTTCGAATAACTTGATTGCGGGGGAAATTCCTAACTGGATCTGGGAAATCGGAAACGGGGCACTTTACGATGTGAACCTTTCCAGCAATATGCTGGTTGGTCTCCAAAAGCCTTATCAAATCCCCACTTCTCTCCGTTTTCTGGACTTGCACTCAAACCATCTTCGGGGTGAGTTTCCCAACCTTGAAGGTCTAAGTCTTTCCAACAACAACTTTTCAGTTTCGGGATTGTTGGACCTCTCGGATAACATGATTGCTGGGGAAATTCCTAACTGGATCTGGGAAATCGGAAACGCGTCACTATATTTTTTGAACCTTTCTTGTAATATGTTGGTTGGTCTCCAAAAGCCTTATCACATCCCCAATTCTCTCCAGTTTTTGGACTTGCACTCAAACCAGCTTCAGGGCGAGTTTCCCACACTCTCGTTAAAACATACTACTAATGTGGATTTCTCAAATAATCAATTTGATCAGTTTGGAATTCTTGAAACTGGAAATGAGACTGCTGTCTTTGGAAATTCAGAATTTTCACTCAGTAACAATAGCTTGTCTGGATCCATTCCAACCTTCTTTTGCACGGCTGCAACCTTTAGTACTCTTGACCTGTCCTTTAATCACCTGAGCGGTAGCATTCCCCGTTGTCTATTTGAAAACAGTGTTGTGCTCAATCTAGGGGGGAATAACATCAGTGGTTGGATCCCACATAAAATTTCTCCCAGTTGCCAGCTAATGATATTAGATTTGAGCAACAACAATTTAGTTGGGGATGTTCTAGATTCCATGGGGAATTGCAGAGCATTATGGGTCTTGGATTTATCCAACAACAAGCTAAGCGGAACAGTTCCAACCTCCCTTTGCAAAGCCTTGGACCTTAGGAGTCTCGACTTGTCTGTCAATAACTTAAATGGCAATATCCCGCGCTGTGTAGTAGGTTCACATCTTGTTGCCCTTAATTTAGGGAGAAATAACATCACTGGTCGTGTCCCAAACTTCACTGCCGTTTGTCGCCTACAAAGTCTGGATctcaataacaacaatttaatCGGGGATGTTCCACAATCTCTGGAAAATTGCGAGTCGTTAAAGGTCGTGAATGTTGGAGGCAACCAGTTGGATGGCACTTTCCCATGCATGCTTCCGTCGAGCTTGCGCGTGCTTGTGTTGCACGGCAACAGATTCCATGGAGGGCTGAGATGTGACAAGAGCTGGTCAAATCTTCAAATATTTGACATAGCTAATAATAACTTCAGTGGCAATGTGGATCCTTTGAACTTTTCAGACTGGAGAACAATGATGAGGGATACTGTCACGAAGGTGAGTTATGAATACTTGGCTTCTAAATCCGCAATTACCGATAATTTCACGTTAGTGGGCTACATCGAAAAGGTATCACTAATCATCAAAGGGATGGAGCGGAATCTTGTTAAGATATGGCCAGACTTTACATCCATCGACTTATCTTGCAATAATTTCCAAGGAGGCATCCCTGACTCATTGG GGCTTGGAGCACTGGACCTCTCAGTGAACCAGCTAACTGGGAAGATACCAAAGGAGATTGCAGGGCTTACATTCCTTCAGGTGATGAATGTATCTCACAACAAGCTGGTTGGAGAGATTCCAACCGGCCCTCAAATTCAAACATTCCCCGGTGATTGCTTTGAAGGAAACATAGGCTTATGTGGTCTCCCTCTCAACATTAGCTGCATTGCGTCTCCGCCAAATGCAAAATCAGATGAGAAGACAGAGATTGAGTGGGATTATGTGTTTGCTGCGGCTGGTTATGTTGTGGGCTTCGGAAGCTTTCTATGGGTGCTCATATTTCGCCGAAGCTTCAGAGAGAGATACTTTGAGAAAATTGAGGATGTTTATGAGAAGATAGTCAGCCTCCgcaaaaagaagaagagaagggtTGTAGGAAGAAGAGTTGTGAGAAATCAAGCCAGAAGACACTAG